The Micropterus dolomieu isolate WLL.071019.BEF.003 ecotype Adirondacks linkage group LG14, ASM2129224v1, whole genome shotgun sequence DNA segment ATTAGATAAAAATTAGAATCTCGTTTTCAGATAATTTCATATTTCTACTACTTTCATGATACAACATACATACAAGTTGGTAGATTTTATttgctgtgaaaatgaaaatgtagccATTGAAGGTACAACTCAGAAGAATAAATGCAACTTTATTGTCTCATCGGGTTGTCTGTAGTAAAGCTGATTGGCTGATCCAGATAACTGTCGTTTGTTTCCTCAAAGTTACATATGAAGTCAGATTTTTGTCAACTTGTATGATATGTTAAAACCAGTATAGCACAATGTTTTTTGATTGTGTAGCCGTGTTTATGGTTATCTTATGACGATGTTAATTGTGAAAGATTTTCACAAatattgcatttcttttctcATAGAAGGAGACTGACCAGACTTTTGTTCCTTACATTTGGATTTATATGGTGAGTTGTGCCTGAGATGGACAGCACTTTTTGATCATTCTCACATGTTCATGTTAAGTGGAAACTCAAATGATTTCCattcttttcatcttttctttgtctttctctcctttcttttttccttacCCCCTTCCTCTCTCATTTTCCTGTGTAGGCGTGgcaaaatgaacacatttactGGAAACCAGAGGACTTTTGTGGGCTTAGTAGTATGTCAGTTCCTATTGATAGATTGTGGAGGCCTGATATAACTATTGAAGAGATGTACGTTTTATTGTGTTTGCATGTCACATATTCATTCTCAACAGTTACTGTttagaaatgacacaaaaactgAAGTATTTCGATGCCACAACATTTatacaggttttaaatgtgttgattatttcaaatattATGTATtacatatatgtatttttaatgtaaaatgctTTGTGAAAGTCTGAAACAATCAAAACTAATCAAGATTTAACTAAGCCATATGCACTAATGGAGAAATGTAATGGTGCATCCATTAAACATATAGCATCTTGGGTTTGAAATATATGTTAACACTAAACTATCGCACATCAAATTAGTGTAATTATTGTATACGTTGAGAATGAGTAATACATAGGTACGGGAATAAGAAAGTAACAACTTTGTGTGGGGACTTAAAATACGCTGCAAATATTTTTGTAACTCCTGAATACTTACTGAATACTATAAATTACAGCAGAATGAAATATTGttactacactgaacaaaattataaacgcaaaacttttgtttttgcccccattcatcatatGCTGATCTTAAAGATCTAAAAatttctctgtgtacacaaaaggcctatttctatcaaatatttttcacaaatctgtcaaaatctgtgttagtgagcacttcccCTTTTCCTAGATAATCCATCCAGCTCACAgctgtggcatatcaagatgctgatcagacagcatgggtacaggtgtgccttaggctggccacaataaaaggccactcgaaaatgtgcagttttgcTGTATTGAAGGAGTCCGAAGGGgacggaaaccagtcagtatctggtgtgaccaccatttgcctcacgcagtgcaacacatctccttcgcatagagttgatcaggttgttgattgtggcctgtggaatgctggtccactcctcttcaatggctgtgcgaagttgcagtcaggtcgagaccccgatgaggaggaagagctcatgatgaatgggggcaaaaacaaaagtgttgtgtttataattttggtCAGTGCAGATAACAAGACAGGAAAAGTGGGGAAAACAGGTAAGTGTGCCGAcgcaataaaatgcaataaaataatgaaatacaaataaaattatttagcCATGCAAATGCCTAAACATGTTCTTTTAAAGATCAAGATGACTTATTCCAGGAATTGATTTTGAGTTTTGAGGTTATTGTTTGGTGATCTCACCTGTGTTAATCAccctgcctgtgtttgtgtgatggtCATCGTTACTGCCCAGTGTTTGCCTGTAACGTTAATGCATTTTTGGTTTCTATTTAGTATGTATTGGGTAATCATTTATAAAGTACTTTATTCAATGGCCTTCCTAACTGCAAATTTGTTACCCCCTTATTCCCTATACTTCTTTCATGAACTACTGTTGGTAGAcccagttccccttcgagggaactcgaactgcgtcggtgacgacactatgggaacgcctctgggcgtggcagggctgaaatcataaatgaaactactccaatcctgttggcgttgctagaacagtagcgtgtgacggcgtaactggaggtgtatataagcacaccggcacaccggacacattagcttttttctattcagcaggcactctggcatgttcaAGACTACTCAGGAAAAAAAACCACGAgacctggaaggagaagcagaggagatggctggtgagcagttcaggcagtgtgtttttccatgcccgcgctacatcacggctggggacactcatgccctgtgtgtttcctgtctggcgATGCCGCATGTCCAGGCAAGTCTCAAGTgtgaggccctgcccctgagggtgctgaggctcccagcgcgacatctccgagggcatcgggactgccaaggctttttcccgttcatcgtctgctggctccgactcccctcttccccgttcgggagccTGTttttcggcttctcccgctcgaggTGTGAGCCCGGAGAGGCTGCGGCTGTACGGTtctgaggagctggatgtgCTCAGCATTATGGAGGAGGCGAGGAGGCGAGCACGCGCCGTCCTGCCTGCCCCGAAGGGCCGCAGTCGGGAGGCGCTCGGGCTCACACACCGCGGGTTATCGGCGTTTTTTCCCTGGCGGACCTCCacttcagggtgccaccggggacctaCGCATAAAACTGGCCACTATTGTCTCGTGGGTCCtgtggatggctacaggctgcagttccgggtcggcccccccagattcaacggggtggtctggagATCTGCGGTACCTGAACCAATCtgtgaggagattcaggttcaagatactcaccatccccgccatcgtcagccacatccaatccgaggattgggttgtcacgatagatctgcgagacgcatatttccacatctccatccgtccctctcacaggaagttcctgtgGTTCGCCTTCAGGGGCGCAgcgtaccagtatcgggttcttccattcggcctagcactctcctcttgcacgttcaccaaatgcatgggtGCAGCTCTGGTCCCGATGAGACTCTGTTGTGCTGATGCCCGCCCAatggactacgttcctaggggtggtgtgggactcgacGACAACGCGGGCCCACCTGTTGCCTGCAAGCGTCGGGTCCATtgtgtcctcagtgaccagagtgaagctaggccgcaccatcaccgtgaaacactttcagagggtgttgggtctcatggcggcagcgtccagcgtaatcccgtctggccttctacacatgagagccctgcagtgatggttaaaatccaaggggttctccccgaggggaaatccgttccgtctgatacgggttacgagcaggtgccttcgttccctgtcagtatggaggaaaccttggttcctgtcccagggtcccgtgttgggagcgtcatgtcgccggacaattatttcgacagacgcctcactcacggggtggggcgcggtcatggacggccacttggcgagaggctcctggcaggagcatcatttgcctggaaatgttggcggttttcagagctctgaggaggttcctgcccgctctccgcggtcgccacgtccttgtcaggaccgacaacacggcagtggtggcctatttgaatcaccaggggggtctgcacTCGTGCCCATGcaagctggcacatcagatcctcctgtggtcccagcagagactgctgtctctcagagcgACCCAGACCCAGAATCAACCCcaaggtggtggagttattgtgcgaaaggttcggccctatagacgtggatctgtttgcgtctcaagagactacgcactgtccacTGTGGTTTTCCCTCTCatccccagccccgctagggctggatgccatggtgcagacgtggccgaggcgccgtctgtatgcttttcccccagttgctctgctcccgggggttctggagcgggtccgtcaggacaGTGTCAGCCTACTGCTAGTatccccgttttggccggcccaagtgtggttctcggacataatatcaCTCCTGGAGGGCCCGccatggcaggtccctctgaggaggtacctgctgtctcaggcggagggccaggtctttcacccttgccccgccctgtggagactgtgggtctggcccctgagggggtcCAGTTCCTTGAGGCGCCTGACCCTTAAGAttgcctttctcctcgctatcacctctctgaggagggtgggggttctccaggcactttcggtttctcctcaatgcctggagttttCCCCGGgtagggtcagagccatcctgcacccctgttcgggctatgtccctaaggttccgtccaggttggcagggtctacggtgctgcaggtgtttcatcccccacctcatgtgacggcggaggacgggagacttcatctgctctgaccgggcagagcagatgagtgagtatttacactctgaggtcctcccagtggaggaaagcagaccagttgctggtgtgtttcgggtcccccaaggctgggctccccgcttctaaacacacgatcagcaactggattgttcagactatttccctggcctatcaggtgcgcgggttacgttcacctatggccgtaagggcacactctactcgaggcatagcggcctctagggccctcctcgcaggggcttcgctccaggatttgtgtgaggcagctggctgggccactcctcacactttcatccggttttacagtctggaccttccttctgcacccggcacccgtgcactctcctcttagtcgtgcctactggttactgcacgctggggggcAGGCAGAGGCTTCGGCGTGGCATAGTGGGTATTcacgttcccatagtgtcgtcaccgacgcatttcgagttccctcaaaggggaatgtctcgggttacgtatgtaacccttgttccccgagaaggggaacgagacactgcgtcgatACGCCACACCTtgccccgcctggagtgccttgcttcatagcaaagagctaatgtgtctggtgtgccggcgtgcttatatacgcctccagttacgccgtcacacgctaccgttctagcaacggctaggattggagtagtttcattcatgatttcagccctgccacgcccagaggcgttcccatagtgtcgtcaccgacgcagtgtctcgttccccttctcggggaacaagggttacatacgtaacccgagacgttattACAGTAATTCAGTAGTACTATCCTGTGtgtacaaaatatataatataaaatgttgGAACAGGCTGAAATATGACATTGTCACATTGTGTGGATAGTGTATTTATAGAAACAAAAAGGTAAattagagaaaaataaagaggtTAAGACATAGTTAATTGCatcatactgtatgttacttAGATTTATTTGTATGGTATGATTGAACTTTAATTTGAAGCATAAAGCTTTTGACATAATGTATGTTTGTTCTCATATAGGACAGAAATGGATAAAGCTCCCCCAAGTCCTTATATCAGAATATTTTGGAACGGTTGGGTTGTACGTCTGAATGATATGGTTCTGGTCAGCACATGCAAGATGCAAGTTTACAAATTCCCTTTCGACATTCAGAGCTGCAACATATCTTTCAAATCTGCCATACACCACGGTGAGCATGTAACctgttgtgtttaaatatttCTAGACATTCaccaaaaatgttttgctgtagTGCCACATGAGCACACACCAGCAGATGCCACCACATACATTCCTTCTTTGTTGACCTAATAAGAAACctcactgtatttattttttttatctcccaCCTCAGTCAAGGAAATACAGCTTGTTCAGGAGATCAGCGATCCATCGATGTCAGAGTGGTCTCATGATTTGCCGACTGTGTATGAGTGGCTGTTAATGAGAATGAACACCACCACCAAAAGTGTCAACACTTTAGGCTTTGAACAAAGCACAATTGTTTACACTGTAAGTATTTCtggatacaaacacacagtggtGGAAACTATTGAGCTGGGACACCTCTGTTATCTGAGAGCAGGTGTTTTACCACTCTATGTAGCATGTCCTACTCCTCATCTTAAGATTTCCAAACAAATAGCAAATCAGGACAAAAGTTACAATTGATTTAATAAAGGATCTATAAAACATAGTCATAACCGTTTAGTCCACGTTAAAAGAGTTAAGTTTCCTCGGTAAAAACAGAAGTTGACCAATAGAATGGGGAGCATGTATTTCCCTTTTTTTGAGATGGCTGTAAAGGAGGCTAATGTGAGTGTAGCTTCCTCCATCCCTCTGTTGCTCCTATTGCAAACTGCATGGGCTTTTTTTGCAATGGGAACAACAGTAGTTTTTTCCTAGGACATGGTTACCCTCTGTACATCTGTATTCAGAGAAGTATGAAAGATGTAGTGTGGTGTGTGATATTGCAAAGTTGGCTGGCGCAGGCATAGTAGGAACATCAAAGAGGCCATGACAGCCATATGGTCATATGCCCTGCAGCCACAGTGGCCTCAATGTGCTGCCTGCACTGCCTCCAcctgattttgttgttttctcctctgcttcttTCCTGTTAATACGTTTTAGACATCATGAATTCTTATTAGGCAACACTAAGTGAAGCAAACAGTTTCCTTTTTTAACGTATAGGAGTAGGAAGATCAACCACCTGaccattaaaaataatttcacagaTCTCCATGAAGAGACGGTCCCTCCTCTACGTTGTCAATTTCTTGTTGCCTGTCCTGTTCTTCTTGTGTCTGGACTTGTCCTCCTTCCTGATCTCAGACAGAGGGGGCGAAAAGCTCAGCTTCAAGGTCACTGTGCTGCTTGCTGTCACTGTGTTACAACTTATTCTGAATGAAATTCTGCCTTCCTCATCAAACAGGATTCCACTTATAGGTAAAGAAGCTCAGAGTACAGAGCATATGCTGACTCAGTGTGTAGATATTTGTCCACATTAATAATGCTGCCTCCTCCCTTTAGCAACCTACTGTATTGGGAGTTTTGCATTGATGATGCTCAGCCTCCTGGAGACGATTTTGGTGATGCATCTGATGGAGAAAGACTCTGCATCCCAAGACGAGGCAAACAAAGACCAAAGCCTGAGTGAGGACTGTGGGGACAAACGAGGCAAAGTCACCTTCCACAATTGTTCCACAAAAGCATAGATTTCTACGTGTTGTTCAGTTTACTACTGTTACTATTTTATTTACCTGCTataaatataacactatttgAATATGCTTCAACCATCTTTGTGCGAAACTTTTCTTTTCAGATGAGAGGAAATGGActcactgtgtgtctgtctgtgatgTGTCTACTGGTGAAACTCCATCTGGACTGCTGTCAGTGGCCAAAGAGGTTAGAATTAATTAATATGGTTGGTTCACCCAAATGAAATACCAAACAAAAAGGGAAAAGTCTATAAAACGTTTGACAGTAGGCTCTTTGCATTAAAGACATGGATTCTGTTTCTGGAAGAAGACATTGCTGTTGAAGTTTCCCCATTCACTTAAATCTTAAGACTAACCCAAAAACTGTTTGCATGACATGATACCACAATGgttaagtgagaaaatatgttaaTTTGTTATTTGGATGAACCAACCCttttaggccccatccacactactaagttttggttttaaaacggagaccttttgctacgtttgcacatcccatccagactaaaatggcgcaaacgaagacctaaaacggagaagtttggaaacgctgccaaCCCCGCATTTCTGGAGGgcattttagtgaagacgggcaaaaacagaggactttagaaGCGATGACACAGACGCTCAcacacaaagcagaaacacaatgctactgacagtttttgacttggtatttttattaaaatattttgtaccgtgcaaataacacttaatGCTTACAATTGTACTGTGTATGTAGCCGTATTTACTTTAcgatgactcccagtctgtttgcCGCCGCTTATtaactcctgtgttacattcagtaacagtcacTGCTCGTAATTGATTCATGCAAAAAAagatctggtgtggttcttcgtctgcattactttattcttttcgACCAAATCTGTAACTACGGAAGacagagaccatctgcttcatgtttacaccggcacgcacatgcccagtgtacgtgaacggccactagatgtgcgttttcagtcattttaatgtagacggagattaactctgatacgcagctaaaacgctagagtggacggagatcatattTGTTGTAATTCTCCGTTTCTAAACTAAAACGGAGGAGTGTAGATGGGGCCTTAGTCTCATcacaacagacacaaaaaccaGAATGTCAAATATAGCAGCTTGCTATCTTGTGTTTCGTAATTTCTTTAATAACCCGTTTACTAAACCACTTCTGcagggcagcagcagcaaactAATGGAGGACTCCCATGCCTTGGAGAAGCTCTCAGATGACCTTAGGCAGGTGGAGAAAACGCTGACTGTGCTTCTCAACAGCAGGAAGGAAGAAGGGAAACCTGGCTACTGGACCAGAGTGGCTAAAATAATCAACAAAGTCTTCCTCTTTGTCTATGTCACAGTGGCCAGTCTGTTTTTAGTTTGtatctttttaaaatggatCTATGCAGCAGACGAGTAGTgctaaagtttaaaaacatgattaaGTGTAAGCAGAGGTGGGTATAAGTTAGATTTACACCGTTACATGTACCCAAGTAACTTTTTTGAGTAAATTGTTGTTGTCAGAGTAGTTTTAATGTATCATACTTATACTCTTCATTTTTTACTCTTACTACATGCATCCACTTGTGCACGTGCAGCTAGTGCTGTCTCATCCCAGGGCATCCAATACCAATACTTTGTCAGACTTTCTCAAAGCGTCGGTATTTGACACCCTGTGCTGACTCTGAGCTGACAGAGATCGGTGTCTGTTGTGTTAATGCTAAtatgtttattaataaatagctacacacagtttaaaaactcttaaaaactcttcctgctttctgccttaatgtaaatattcaagctAACAGTTTACAAGCAGTCTGCATTTAACTAGTCATGCTGGTGTAGCCAGATGAAGAAAGATGAAAttatgcacacaaaaaaaactacccttatttcatgtggatgtgactgTTATAGTGTTTCAACCACATATGATCTTCCCTGCAGCGTAAGGTAGTAACAACGTgccccagtgcaggctgttatgatgggcccttgggctaCACAGATAcgaagcacatgcacacacacactgcgtttGTGTCTAGAAGGGAACATTATATTGGCAAATTTGCGTGCCTTGTTTCCTCGTTTTGCACGGTTTAACAACAGATAagatgcagtaaatacctaatttaaagctccttaaatcAATTTCCTCCCATAATAACACATTCAATTCAACAGTTCTCTTTTTGTGCATCTCTTTCCAACACAcacgctgctgctgcagctgtgttgcGTGCGCCTGGATGCAGCAGTCTAAAGCAAAGTAccatcatgtgatggattttagagtcgGACTGTGTCACCTAGACTCTGCTAGTCTACTTGGCAGATTTTGCATTTCACCCGGTTTCTGGAGTCTTGtcgtcttgtcacatgatcaaatagttCTTAAGATTGGGCAGCCATATAgtacatattacccagcaatcatcactgcatATGTGAGTTATGTGACACAAAtagcaaagaaaataagataaaaatgtATTCTGCTGAATCTGTGGAATCAATTTTTTTCCACTGTATACCTCATAGCCTACTGCTTGCTGCAGAAAATCTGTGGTGTCAGACACCACGGCAAAGGGGGAAATGCACATATGAGTGTATATATACTACTTGATCTTCATGGTCACTAAAGTTAGATGGGTATTGGGTGTTTACTGTTGATAGATGAGACCAAGAGATGTTTTTACCATTTAAATGACCATTATGGGCCCACAGTACAGTGCGGGCcccagtgcagctgcactgtctGCACTGTCTATACCTAAGCCCCTGgatcttcctcaggtaaacttgaagaagtgaacacacctgttTTTAATAggcaataaattatgaaacatcacagcattattgagtaatttgatttgtttgccaaatcataatttaatattGGGGatagcaataaaataatttatatttttaaacagtctTTACTTATTGGAATACTAACAGACTATAATATTAATGCAATACTTTGTAAGCACACTTGATGGATACGCACTGAGAATATTGTCCTGGTGTAAATGTGTCAGGTTGTCTAATCAGGAGATGATGACttgtcatttcatcacaaataaatacaagtgtATGTTCActtctttacctttacctgaggaagacaTCTGAAATAATTATCGTCACATCCTCATCAAATAAAAAACTTGGGGAAAAATACAAATTGTTTAGTTTTCTTAAGTTACTCACTAAGTTTGTCACTACTCAAGTAATTTTTTagtaaatacttttgtactcTTACTCAAATAGTAATTTTGATGACCATTTGTACTTTTGAGTACAGTTTTGGGCTACTCTACCCACCGCTGAGTGTACGCTAATTTAACATACAAGGTAACGTATTTGTCATGTTACAACAGTGTTGTAAAACGAGATGCTGTTTGTTGTTCCCTTTAAACTACAAAGCAACGTTATAAgcaaaaatgataaaattagataaagaaaacaaatttgcatggtgcagtgctgaggatgaattttaGAATCTCAAGTGGATTTTTACACTTCTGTAGTCTGTATTCACACTTAGTTCAAGAAAAAAATTAGGAAATGTGTTATTAGCTGTTTAGATACATGTAGTCTATCAGTAGTGTTGTTTGCTGTTCTACACACTGCCATATATCTAACATATTTTCTGTATAAGCAGTCTGATTGTATTATAAAGTTCCCATAATATATATGCCTTTGATGTGTAATATGCACAATTCTCAGTCCATCAGATACATAATAAGATATATAACAAAATGCAAGTGTAGCATCTCATCTCAAGATTCTCATCAagttttcttctttatttatttgtttgctcATCTATTATAGTATATACCATATGCAAAACATAAggcatgtaaatgtgttttttgcttcTATGGTTTGAGGAATTCCATGCTGTCTTTATGGGGTTTTTCCACATCCACATTGAAGCTACATTATGTATTCACATGATGGAATAAAAGTTTTATCTGGTTCTGAAAACTTGTATCAGACTTtgtgcttctgaaataaacaattaagaaaaattttgttatgttgtgttCTAATTCAGAGCGGTCAACATCTGTTTGGGATTATGAGTGTCTTCAAAATCTCAGGAAGAGAGATTTTGTTTTGCAGTCCAGAACAGTTTAATTGGTaggatacatttacatttacattttctcatttggcagatgcttttatccaaagcgacttacatttgaggagctgcatacaagcatcaatacaaTACAAGATCTACAACTAACAATACATACAAATAAGGGCAgcataaatactagtaagagctaatagtaTGTATGGCATCAtgggggtaaatacctagggaaagaagtaagagttaacaataacaatataagaGAATtataaggggatagaagaagaagggcataggaagtgcatgttagaggttaagggttagaggtgttataagagaaagtgttctcggaagacatgagttttcaagagcttcttgaatttagagagggacgcccctgctctgaaggcatgtggtagctcgttccaccatcgtgtcacagatgagaacagggactgagattgctttgtgtgtagggatggcagagcctggcggcgttcgttggaggagcgcagtggccaAGAAGGaatgtaaacttgtattatAGAGTTTAGGTAGACCCAGtggtcactctgtatgcagcattagtgacttgaatttgattcaggaggccacgggtagccagtggaggtcactaaGTAATGGAGTGAACTGAGTCCTTTTTGGCTGATCAatttctgaaccatttgtaggggtttcactgcacaagctggaagacctccTAGGAaggcattgcaatagtcaaggcgGGAGACAaacatggcctgtaccagaagccgGGTGCCATACTGATTAAGGTAGGGGCTGATTTTTCTTACTTAGTATATATTATTCTAGGATATAGGATGTACCATATACACTATAGGATATACTATAGAAGAATACTTAGCAGTAATACATGGTTGTGTTATAGGTTTTCAAAGGTTGATTGAGGCAACAAGGGATTACAAGGGATACATTACATTTAGGGTCattaaaaagggggaaaaagatATACACCCTGATTTATCACCTTATATTGTGCATATTTGACAGCTACTGAGACTTATCCAGAGTGCCTGCAGTATTTATGCCTTAAATATGTAAGAGTGCAGGAAATGTTGTGGGTTAACAGTAATATTGATCAGCCCACAGTGTGGTAGACATAAGCGGTTGTTGTTTCCTGCATTTGGTGTTTCAACTAAGGGTTGGTCATTCAGTTTACCCAGCCCTCTTCCAGTGAGAGGAAGTGGTATTTTT contains these protein-coding regions:
- the LOC123983535 gene encoding 5-hydroxytryptamine receptor 3A-like, with the protein product MPSIIMYLDILPVNSDSSEGKCGYQDVLNYLNLTKNNDLYTMARPVINYTTTTNVYLQMLVHSILDVKETDQTFVPYIWIYMAWQNEHIYWKPEDFCGLSSMSVPIDRLWRPDITIEEMTEMDKAPPSPYIRIFWNGWVVRLNDMVLVSTCKMQVYKFPFDIQSCNISFKSAIHHVKEIQLVQEISDPSMSEWSHDLPTVYEWLLMRMNTTTKSVNTLGFEQSTIVYTISMKRRSLLYVVNFLLPVLFFLCLDLSSFLISDRGGEKLSFKVTVLLAVTVLQLILNEILPSSSNRIPLIATYCIGSFALMMLSLLETILVMHLMEKDSASQDEANKDQSLSEDCGDKRGKVTFHNCSTNVCDVSTGETPSGLLSVAKEGSSSKLMEDSHALEKLSDDLRQVEKTLTVLLNSRKEEGKPGYWTRVAKIINKVFLFVYVTVASLFLVCIFLKWIYAADE